In one Vibrio sp. VB16 genomic region, the following are encoded:
- a CDS encoding YjjW family glycine radical enzyme activase: MDIQPASQLRTAKVSKILTFSCVDGPGNRLVIFFQGCNFNCTSCHNPHSIAHCNHCGECVAECPDNALTLNAQNQVTWHADKCTGCDKCIDICSFQSSPKIREYSLNELLTIIKDNHLFLNGITVSGGEASLQLPFIISLFKAIKADPILQNLTCYMDSNGSLSEQGWNKIAPYLDGAMIDLKAWDSSVHEVLVGRNNAAVFRTIDLLSSANKLHEIRLLTIPKQTDYVSNIDALTAYLNRLPNDVIIRLNAFQHHGVTGEALLWSTCSKEEIVAFKHLLQESIPHHIMMPPAFN, encoded by the coding sequence ATTGATATACAGCCTGCGAGCCAACTTCGCACCGCGAAGGTGAGTAAGATACTTACCTTTTCGTGTGTTGATGGCCCAGGTAATCGATTGGTGATTTTTTTCCAAGGCTGCAACTTTAATTGCACGTCATGCCACAATCCTCATTCTATTGCTCATTGTAATCATTGCGGTGAGTGTGTGGCTGAATGCCCGGATAACGCACTGACATTGAACGCACAAAACCAGGTAACCTGGCATGCAGACAAATGTACCGGTTGCGATAAATGCATTGATATCTGCTCTTTTCAATCGTCTCCTAAAATTCGCGAATACAGTCTTAACGAATTGTTGACGATCATCAAAGATAACCACCTATTTTTGAATGGCATTACTGTTTCAGGGGGAGAAGCAAGCTTGCAACTTCCTTTCATCATCTCACTATTCAAAGCGATTAAAGCAGACCCAATACTTCAGAATCTCACTTGTTATATGGATAGCAATGGATCTTTATCAGAACAAGGTTGGAATAAAATTGCACCTTATCTAGATGGTGCAATGATCGATCTAAAGGCTTGGGATAGCTCAGTGCACGAAGTGCTTGTTGGTAGAAATAATGCGGCTGTATTTCGAACTATTGACTTGTTGTCTTCCGCAAACAAGCTACATGAAATACGTCTTTTAACTATTCCCAAACAGACAGATTATGTCTCAAATATTGACGCCTTAACCGCCTACCTTAATCGGTTACCAAACGACGTCATTATCCGCCTAAATGCATTTCAACATCATGGCGTTACTGGTGAAGCTTTACTTTGGAGTACCTGTAGTAAAGAAGAGATTGTTGCTTTCAAACATCTTTTACAAGAATCCATACCTCATCACATTATGATGCCACCTGCTTTTAATTAA
- a CDS encoding FCD domain-containing protein, which translates to MTDEKLIRRRYYEIGLQIEKQLFSGFFKAGDRLPSERDLSQQYETSRATIREAIIMLELKDLVEVRKGAGIFFKENTDNEKRIKVEDTANINDVGPFELLQSRFVLEVSIVEFAAKNIKLSELRQLRGIIQRQENSFADSKQFETLDREFHLCIAEATQNRMLIDTANRLWNVVRTENPLWQQLNKKYLHDTPLKENWLAEHRKIFAALQKRDPVLAKQAMIEHIEHSKRELTNLVDYGDIELLEHDDMLFIEDK; encoded by the coding sequence ATGACAGATGAAAAATTGATTAGACGACGATACTATGAAATTGGGTTACAAATAGAGAAGCAATTGTTTTCTGGTTTTTTTAAAGCGGGTGATCGTCTACCATCAGAACGGGACTTGAGTCAGCAATACGAAACAAGTCGGGCTACTATACGCGAAGCTATTATCATGCTTGAACTTAAAGATTTGGTTGAAGTAAGAAAAGGTGCGGGTATTTTCTTTAAAGAAAATACGGATAATGAAAAACGTATAAAAGTAGAAGATACCGCTAACATCAATGATGTAGGGCCATTTGAGCTTCTTCAATCTCGCTTTGTTTTAGAGGTTAGTATCGTAGAATTCGCCGCTAAAAATATTAAACTTAGTGAGTTACGTCAGCTTAGAGGTATCATCCAACGTCAAGAAAACTCATTTGCTGACAGTAAACAATTCGAAACATTAGATCGTGAGTTTCATCTGTGTATAGCAGAAGCGACACAAAACCGTATGCTAATTGATACCGCTAACCGTTTATGGAATGTTGTTCGGACAGAAAACCCACTCTGGCAACAACTGAACAAGAAGTACTTGCACGACACGCCATTGAAAGAAAATTGGCTTGCTGAGCACAGGAAAATCTTCGCGGCTCTACAGAAACGTGATCCAGTTTTAGCGAAACAAGCCATGATAGAACATATTGAGCACAGTAAACGAGAATTAACGAATTTAGTCGATTACGGTGACATTGAGCTTCTAGAGCATGATGATATGTTATTTATTGAGGATAAATAA